From a region of the Chroicocephalus ridibundus chromosome 8, bChrRid1.1, whole genome shotgun sequence genome:
- the GPR88 gene encoding G protein-coupled receptor 88 produces the protein MPNASSWSASSPLLLLWEDSSGTRIFLSLLYAVLAISGTLSNVMVIYLVFSFKKLQTTSNAFIVNGCAADLSVCALWMPQEAVLGLLPPNSSSLRSAEYRLLRGGLLGLGLTVSLASHLLVAFNRYVLITKLPSVYQALYQRRHTGCMIGLSWALALLLVPLLPGLWTPGSAQQSPPRQTDGGSRYTALLLALAVLGQTALLLHCYLGIVRRVRGSAKRVSVLNFHLLHQLPFPAAPPPPRRAQRRLSSVSVLLLCCVFLLGTQPLVWVSLLGFFLRPAPPALQAASWLLLCSLSALNPLLYTWRSEEFRRAARSVLPRGEGPAAAPRPATAAGPAAAAPPCPQLPRRRGTVGSASVAAVPR, from the coding sequence ATGCCCAACGCCTCTTCCTGGAGTGCTAGCtcgcctctgctgctgctctgggaggaCTCCTCCGGGACCCGCATCTTCCTGTCGCTGCTCTACGCGGTCTTAGCTATCTCAGGGACTTTATCCAATGTGATGGTCATCTACTTAGTCTTCTCCTTCAAGAAGCTGCAGACAACCAGCAATGCCTTCATTGTGAACGGCTGTGCGGCGGACCTCAGCGTGTGCGCCCTGTGGATGCCccaggaggctgtgctggggctgctgcctcccaACTCCTCCTCCCTGCGCTCGGCGGAGTACCGGCTGCTCCGAGGGGGGCTGCTCGGCCTCGGCCTCACCGTCTCCCTGGCCTCTCACCTGCTGGTGGCCTTCAACAGGTACGTGCTCATCACCAAGCTGCCCAGCGTGTACCAGGCCCTCTACCAGCGGAGGCACACGGGCTGCATGATCGGGCTCTCCTGGGCCCTCGCCCTGCTCCTGGTCCCGCTGCTGCCCGGGCTCTGGACGCCGGGCTCTGCCCAGCAGTCGCCCCCGCGGCAGACGGACGGCGGCTCTCGCTACACCGCCCTGCTCCTGGCCCTAGCCGTGCTGGGCCAGACCGCGCTGCTGCTCCACTGCTACCTCGGCATCGTGCGGCGGGTGCGGGGCAGCGCCAAGCGGGTCAGCGTCCTCAACTTccacctcctccaccagctgcccttccccgccgccccgccgccgccgcgccgggcccagcGCCGCCTCAGCAGCGTCTCcgtcctcctgctctgctgcgtCTTCCTCCTGGGCACCCAGCCCCTGGTGTGGGTCAGCCTTCTGGGCTTCTTCCtgcgcccggcgccgccggcgcTGCAGGCCgccagctggctgctgctctgctccctctcggCCCTCAACCCCTTGCTCTACACATGGCGCAGCGAGGAGTTCCGTCGGGCGGCACGCTCCGTCCTGCCCCGCGGCgagggccccgccgccgccccgcgcccggccaccgccgccggccccgccgctgccgccccgccctGCCCGCAGCTGCCGCGGCGCCGGGGGACGGTGGGCAGCGCCAGCGTTGCCGCCGTGCCGCGCTga